The genomic region ACGATCGCTGCCGAGGCCGGGAAAGTGGTGCGAATCCACCTCGATATCAACTCTTCCGGGATCGGCAGGCACAGCCTCGACGTCTCATCCGTACTTGGGCGGGCGTCCGCGGTAGCGATCGTGAGCCACCCGGGACTTCGACTGGCCGGGATCATGACGCACTTTCCCAAGGACGACAACAGTCACATCGAAACGGCTCTTGTGCGTTTTGAAAGCCAGGCGTTGGCGCTGCTCCAACTGACAGGAGTTCCCCGGGAGGAGGTGCCTATTCACTGCGCCAATTCGTACGCCGCGCTGAACATGCGCGGCTCGTGGCTGGACATGGTTCGTGCTGGGGCATTCCTCTACGGCGATTCAGAGCCTGCATCGGGGCAGTTCCGGCGGTGCGTGGCCTTCACAGCCCGAATCGCGTCTATTAACAGCTACGCAGCAGGAACGAAGGTCGGCTACGGGCTAGCCCACACCCTGGACCGCGACTCCAGGCTGGCGTCAGTGACAGCAGGGTACGGGGACGGCTACCGGGGTGCGTTGGCCAGCCAGGGCGGCGTACTTGTCCGTGGCCGTCGCGCTGCCATTGTCGATGTTGGTTCGATGAATTCGATGGTTATCGACGTCACCGATATAGCGAACGTCTCCCCGGGAGACGAAGTCGTGCTGTTCGGCCGGCAGGGAAGCGCCGAAATCGCTCCGGCAGAACTCGATGCAGCGAATTTCAGCAATCCTCGCGGACCTCTACACTGTGTGGGCGCAAGGAAACCGCGTCCTCGTTAACAATGAGGACATGTGAGAATAGGCGTAGTTATCGGGCGGAAGGAGCACGGATCATGGATTCTTCCTCGGAAGCGTCGTCCATGGCCCAAGGACTTCGAATAGTCCGGCTGGTCGCAGACCGGGAGAAGTGGGGCAGGCGGCTTCTCGGCGTTTCCCAGCTCGCATCCGAGCTGGATATGGAACAAAGCCGTGTCTCCCGGCTGACGCAGGAATTATGCGACCTGGGACTGCTGGAACGTGTCGAACGAGGACCTTTCCGAACCGGCCCACGTTTTTTCAGTCTGGCCGCAGCGCTGAATGCCGGATGGGTCCACGAATCAAGAGCTGAGCTTGAGGCTTTGGTGGCTTCGTTCGGCCTCAGGGCCAGAGTTTCCGTCCGCGAGGGCTACCGCGTCATTCTCCTGCGTGCCTCCAGTAACGACGCGGTACCCGGAAGCTTCGTGAAACCCGGCATGGTGACGCCCGTATGGTGTACCGGGTCCGGCCGGGCCCTGCTGTGGGACGACCAGCAGCCTGCCGTTCAAGCCCTCCTCCAGGACGTCAACTTCATCGGCGTAGGCGGCCCGGGAGCGGCCCATTCGCCACAAGAGGTCGCCGAACTGATGGACCGGGACCGGGCGCGGGGCTTCATCGTCGCGGAGGAAGAATTCGAGCATGGAGTCTACGAACTGGCCGTTCCCGTCCGCAGCGTTGAAGGATCCATTCTTGCTGCGCTGAGCGTCCTGGGCAGCCGGGCCGAGATCACATCCAGCACCGATGACATTGCCGAGGCCCTCACGGCCGCAGCCGAACGGCTGGGGTCCTGCGAGGGCGGCAGCCGGGGCGACTCCGGCCGTAAGGGCCTTGCCAGCTAGAGCCCGTTCGGTGCCGACGTGTGGCCCAACGCCGATTCAAGCCACTTTCCCCAGGACAGGAGAGCCGTGGCGCAGACTTCCCGCCGCGGCCCCAGGCGGGTCTTGGTGCCTACAACCTGAAGCGCTGCGACCACGTCGCCCTTAAAGTCCCGAATCGGAACGGCCAGGGAATACAGTCCGGGCTCGGCTTCCTCATCGACAATGGAGTACCCCCGTGCCCGCGCCCCGCGCAGACGCGACAGGAAGTCCTCGACGTCGAGCGCGGTGTTGGGACCATGACGCACGAAGTCAACGCCGGAAAAAACGGTTCGGACCTCGGCATCCGACGCTTCCCACATCAGGGCCTGACCGGCGTCACTGCAGTAGGCCGGGTAGGGCCGGCCCAGCCAGGACCCGACCATGTTGCTGCTTGCCGGAACACGCTCGCCGATGGTGACAGTACTGTTTCCGCTCAGAATTCCAAGGAAGCATCCTTCATCAGTTTCACCGGCCAAGCCTTCCAGTGCGGTCACGCCGTCGCTCTGCAGCCGCTGCTCTGTCAACAGCTGCGCGTCTGTCAGGAGTGACCAGTTCAGGGTGTAGGACCGATGTTCGCCGCGGGCCAAAAACCCCTCCTGCTCGGCGGTCCGGAGGCTGCGCGAAACCTGGCTGCGGTCTTTGCCCAGATCGGCGGCTATGTCAGCGAC from Arthrobacter sp. NicSoilB8 harbors:
- a CDS encoding IclR family transcriptional regulator, giving the protein MSKTSSMGRGIMAVLAVGSCKPGGLPGGTVADIAADLGKDRSQVSRSLRTAEQEGFLARGEHRSYTLNWSLLTDAQLLTEQRLQSDGVTALEGLAGETDEGCFLGILSGNSTVTIGERVPASSNMVGSWLGRPYPAYCSDAGQALMWEASDAEVRTVFSGVDFVRHGPNTALDVEDFLSRLRGARARGYSIVDEEAEPGLYSLAVPIRDFKGDVVAALQVVGTKTRLGPRREVCATALLSWGKWLESALGHTSAPNGL
- a CDS encoding IclR family transcriptional regulator C-terminal domain-containing protein; translated protein: MDSSSEASSMAQGLRIVRLVADREKWGRRLLGVSQLASELDMEQSRVSRLTQELCDLGLLERVERGPFRTGPRFFSLAAALNAGWVHESRAELEALVASFGLRARVSVREGYRVILLRASSNDAVPGSFVKPGMVTPVWCTGSGRALLWDDQQPAVQALLQDVNFIGVGGPGAAHSPQEVAELMDRDRARGFIVAEEEFEHGVYELAVPVRSVEGSILAALSVLGSRAEITSSTDDIAEALTAAAERLGSCEGGSRGDSGRKGLAS
- the alr gene encoding alanine racemase; the encoded protein is MSSQDLMQQMSSSAQDAGSWLEIDAAAFESNVRNLLSMIDGRSLLCAVVKSQAYGHEADLFLPSLVRLGVPFVGVGSNEEAAIARRCGFEGRILRVRAAAPQEIKAGLRHDIEELAADPQSAWEMHTIAAEAGKVVRIHLDINSSGIGRHSLDVSSVLGRASAVAIVSHPGLRLAGIMTHFPKDDNSHIETALVRFESQALALLQLTGVPREEVPIHCANSYAALNMRGSWLDMVRAGAFLYGDSEPASGQFRRCVAFTARIASINSYAAGTKVGYGLAHTLDRDSRLASVTAGYGDGYRGALASQGGVLVRGRRAAIVDVGSMNSMVIDVTDIANVSPGDEVVLFGRQGSAEIAPAELDAANFSNPRGPLHCVGARKPRPR